The Nothobranchius furzeri strain GRZ-AD chromosome 6, NfurGRZ-RIMD1, whole genome shotgun sequence genome includes a region encoding these proteins:
- the LOC139070241 gene encoding uncharacterized protein yields the protein MMQFLGLANYCRQYIPNYAEKTQPLSEMIHGQKLEMKDKLTWTAATEAAFMSLKQDIHSSTTLMLPDYTKPFVQTVDCKNGFMTQVLLQLHGGKHRPIAFYSKKLDQVALALPACVQAIAAAALAVSCSADVVLFHSLTLLVPHAVDVLLLQGRLGLLSPARTLSYTALLISQPHITIQRCNTLNPATLLPTPQDGDPHNCVEATDSLQLPRPDLKDTPLPDGLVWFVDGSSSKTVTGVTQTGYSIVQLPDTIIEAKSLPSHFSAQAAEIIALTRACELASDRPLTVYTDSQYAFSTVHCFAKQWERRGMVTSTGKPITHSQLLIRLLKAVLLPSSLALFKCQAHDSGKDSFLWEQVG from the coding sequence ATGATGCAATTTCTCGGTTTGGCTAATTACTGCAGGCAGTACATTCCTAATTATGCTGAGAAAACACAGCCTCTGTCTGAAATGATTCATGGTCAGAAACTAGAGATGAAAGACAAGCTCACATGGACAGCTGCCACAGAAGCTGCTTTCATGTCattaaaacaggacattcattccAGCACAACTTTGATGTTGCCAGATTACACAAAGCCTTTTGTGCAGACTGTTGATTGTAAAAACGGATTCATGACTCAAGTGTTGTTGCAGCTGCATGGTGGAAAACACAGACCAATTGCTTTCTATTCTAAGAAGTTGGATCAAGTTGCTTTGGCTCTTCCTGCATGTGTACAGGCTATtgctgctgcagcattagctgtttcctgctccgctgACGTAGTCTTgtttcactctctcactctccttGTTCCTCATGCTGTTGATGTGCTCCTGCTGCAAGGGAGACTGGGTCTCCTGTCTCCAGCCCGCACTCTCAGCTACACAGCACTTTTGATTTCACAGCCTCACATCACCATCCAACGCTGCAACACTTTAAATCCAGCAACGTTGCTGCCCACTCCACAGGATGGTGACCCTCACAACTGTGTGGAGGCAACTGACAGCTTACAGCTGCCCAGGCCTGACCTAAAGGACACGCCTCTCCCTGATGGATTGGTGTGGTTCGTGGATGGCTCAAGCTCTAAAACTGTTACTGGAGTTACTCAAACGGGCTATTCCATTGTACAGTTGCCTGACACAATTATTGAGGCCAAATCTTTGCCATCACATTTTTCTGCACAAGCTGCTGAAATCATTGCTTTGACAAGAGCATGTGAACTTGCCTCTGACAGACCTCTCACGGTTTACACAGACAGCCAATATGCCTTTTCTACAGTTCATTGTTTTGCTAAACAGTGGGAACGCAGAGGCATGGTCACTTCTACGGGGAAGCCGATTACACACTCTCAGCTTTTAATTAGACTCCTTAAAGCTGTTCTTCTGCCTTCCTCTCTCGCGCTTTTTAAATGTCAAGCTCACGATTCTGGGAAAGACAGTTTCCTGTGGGAACAGGTTGGCTGA